From a single Adhaeribacter swui genomic region:
- a CDS encoding class I SAM-dependent methyltransferase, translated as MELRTPAAFNHSVWFYDWLAQIIYGGAIRQSQVALLSFIPPQASVLIIGGGSGWILQDLARLQIPLKITYLEASPGMLAKARQVAAQLSSNFLKIDLRLGTETALLAHEQYQVIFTPFVLDLYPTAQTQQMLHCLLPYLQPGGLWLLADFFIAPELKGWGKWWRSGMARLMYTFFGWLEGLPTNTLPDLSGLFQKLPLNLVSSQSFFNGFIQARAYQKSNS; from the coding sequence GTGGAACTACGTACCCCCGCCGCCTTCAACCATTCGGTATGGTTTTATGATTGGTTGGCCCAAATAATTTATGGTGGCGCTATCCGGCAATCGCAGGTAGCTTTACTTTCTTTTATACCACCCCAGGCCTCCGTGCTAATAATTGGCGGTGGCAGCGGTTGGATTTTGCAAGATCTTGCCCGATTACAAATTCCCTTAAAAATTACTTACCTGGAAGCATCGCCGGGCATGTTGGCTAAAGCCCGACAGGTAGCCGCTCAATTATCATCTAATTTTTTAAAAATTGACCTTCGGCTGGGTACAGAAACGGCCTTACTTGCCCACGAACAATATCAGGTTATTTTTACGCCGTTTGTGCTGGACCTTTACCCAACGGCGCAAACGCAACAGATGCTCCATTGTTTACTTCCTTATCTGCAGCCCGGGGGTTTGTGGTTACTGGCCGACTTTTTTATTGCACCGGAACTAAAAGGTTGGGGGAAATGGTGGCGCTCCGGCATGGCCCGATTGATGTATACTTTTTTTGGTTGGCTGGAAGGTTTACCCACCAACACGTTACCCGATTTATCCGGATTATTTCAGAAATTACCTTTAAACTTAGTAAGCAGCCAATCTTTTTTTAACGGCTTTATTCAGGCGCGGGCTTATCAAAAATCCAATTCTTAG
- the porQ gene encoding type IX secretion system protein PorQ: MLLNQRTIFTFFLFLQAFIGHGQVGSRQVFSFLDNPAGARLAALGSVNVSAPGTDATMLQANPALLQAGMHKHLALSYTDYIADISLSSVYYAVNHPKYGQWGAGLQYLGYGDFTQTDPTGQSTGSFSVHDYVLSLTHATTLKPFTLGATLKFALSGIAEYKSTAALVDLGGIYKHPEKELYVGLALKNIGYQLKTFTGEKRVAMPFDAQLGVTYKPEHMPLQFSVTAHHLQQFNISYSDTTQSGLYLVNPPATTFTDKLARHFVVSSQFLLSKNFQVIVGYNHLRRQELRLETKSGGAGLSMGATVRVKSFEFIFTRAYYHVAGASNAFTVISNVTPLFKKKTRV; the protein is encoded by the coding sequence ATGTTGTTAAACCAAAGAACCATTTTTACCTTTTTTTTATTTTTACAGGCATTTATTGGGCACGGACAGGTTGGTAGCCGACAAGTTTTTTCTTTTCTGGATAATCCGGCCGGTGCCCGTTTAGCGGCTTTGGGCAGCGTAAATGTATCGGCGCCGGGCACAGATGCCACCATGTTGCAGGCAAATCCGGCCTTGTTGCAAGCAGGCATGCACAAACACCTGGCACTAAGCTACACCGATTATATTGCCGATATTTCGCTGAGCTCGGTTTATTACGCCGTAAATCATCCTAAATACGGGCAATGGGGAGCCGGTTTGCAGTACCTGGGTTACGGCGATTTCACGCAAACCGATCCTACAGGGCAATCCACCGGCAGTTTTTCGGTTCACGATTACGTGCTAAGCCTTACGCACGCCACCACGCTAAAACCATTTACGCTAGGCGCCACGTTAAAATTTGCCCTTTCGGGAATTGCCGAATATAAATCAACAGCGGCGCTGGTAGACTTAGGGGGCATTTATAAACATCCGGAAAAAGAACTGTACGTGGGGCTGGCGCTGAAGAATATCGGGTATCAACTTAAAACGTTTACCGGCGAAAAACGCGTTGCCATGCCTTTTGATGCGCAATTGGGCGTAACCTATAAGCCCGAACACATGCCTTTGCAATTCTCGGTAACCGCGCACCACCTTCAACAGTTTAACATCAGCTATTCCGATACCACCCAATCCGGACTATACCTGGTAAACCCGCCAGCTACTACTTTTACTGACAAGCTGGCCCGGCATTTTGTGGTGAGCAGTCAGTTTTTACTCAGCAAGAATTTTCAGGTTATAGTGGGTTATAACCACTTGCGCCGGCAAGAACTGCGGCTGGAAACTAAATCGGGTGGTGCTGGTTTATCTATGGGAGCTACCGTGCGGGTAAAATCGTTTGAGTTTATTTTTACGCGGGCGTATTACCACGTAGCTGGGGCGAGTAATGCTTTTACGGTTATTTCAAATGTAACGCCGCTTTTTAAAAAGAAAACCAGGGTTTAA
- a CDS encoding DUF2911 domain-containing protein — translation MKKFITGSMSVVVACLLSANMAFAQLETPQASPLGTVSQKVGLTTISVEYSRPSAKGRKVFGGVRPFGEPWRTGANGTTKITFKDDVTVQGNKVPAGEYALYTIPNENEWTIVLNKNLTLGGNTEGYKKEEDVTRFTVKPIRLTNRTETFTINFSDLTPATANVELLWENTSVKFKIVTEVESKVMKQIQEQVVNGQNVSADMYAAAASYYYENNKDNKLALEWIKKANEKDPKFWNMHTQAKIQARAKDFKGATASAQKSIELAKAAKNDDYVRMNEQAIAEWAKSK, via the coding sequence ATGAAAAAATTTATCACCGGAAGTATGTCGGTTGTTGTGGCTTGTCTGCTTTCTGCCAATATGGCCTTTGCTCAGTTAGAAACGCCGCAAGCTAGTCCGCTTGGCACCGTAAGCCAGAAGGTTGGTCTTACTACTATTTCGGTTGAATATTCGCGGCCTAGTGCTAAAGGCCGCAAAGTTTTCGGGGGAGTTCGGCCGTTTGGTGAACCTTGGCGTACGGGTGCGAATGGCACCACCAAAATCACTTTTAAAGACGATGTAACGGTACAAGGCAACAAAGTGCCGGCCGGCGAATACGCGTTGTATACCATTCCGAACGAAAACGAGTGGACCATTGTGTTAAACAAAAACTTAACGCTGGGTGGCAACACAGAAGGTTACAAAAAAGAAGAAGACGTAACCCGCTTCACAGTAAAACCCATCCGGTTAACTAACCGCACCGAAACCTTTACCATTAACTTTTCGGACCTTACCCCGGCTACCGCTAACGTAGAATTACTCTGGGAAAATACGTCGGTTAAATTTAAAATAGTTACCGAGGTAGAAAGCAAAGTAATGAAGCAAATTCAGGAGCAGGTAGTTAATGGGCAAAACGTTAGCGCTGATATGTACGCCGCTGCCGCCAGCTACTACTACGAAAACAACAAAGACAATAAATTAGCTCTGGAGTGGATTAAAAAAGCCAACGAAAAAGATCCGAAGTTCTGGAACATGCACACCCAAGCTAAAATTCAGGCCCGGGCCAAAGATTTTAAAGGAGCTACTGCCTCAGCGCAAAAATCTATTGAACTGGCCAAAGCCGCTAAAAACGACGATTACGTACGCATGAACGAACAAGCCATTGCCGAGTGGGCGAAATCCAAATAG
- the hslU gene encoding ATP-dependent protease ATPase subunit HslU — MLDTTQYLTPVQIVAELDKYIIGQHEAKRNVAIALRNRWRRMHAAADMQNEIVPNNILMIGATGVGKTEIARRLASIADAPFTKVEASKFTEVGYVGRDVESMVRDLVEQSVNMVKTRRKEEVKVQAAQAVEDIILDALIPPVTSAPAKPYAGFSTTHDDSQMPDSDQELNERTREKFRLKIRNGELEDRKIEIKVQQNSSAGVGVLGPGIDEASMMNIQEMISGMMPKKTRKRKVTIAEARKILLEEEAVKLIDMDEVKEEAIRKAENAGVIFIDEIDKIASASNKGGGGPDVSREGVQRDLLPIVEGSTVSTKYGVIKTDHILFVAAGAFHVAKPSDLIPELQGRFPIRVELNSLTKEDFYSILKFPKNALTKQYEALLQAEEVELTFSDDALHKIAEIAFEVNAEVENIGARRLQTVVSQLLNEILFDVPDKIGANAKVMITAEMVDEKLSGMVKNRDLSQYIL; from the coding sequence ATGCTAGATACCACGCAATATTTAACCCCGGTACAAATTGTAGCCGAACTAGATAAGTACATTATTGGGCAGCACGAAGCAAAACGCAATGTTGCTATTGCCTTGCGTAACCGCTGGCGCCGCATGCACGCCGCCGCCGACATGCAAAACGAAATAGTACCGAATAATATATTAATGATTGGCGCTACCGGTGTTGGTAAAACCGAAATTGCCCGCCGTTTAGCCAGTATTGCCGATGCGCCTTTTACCAAAGTAGAAGCTTCTAAATTTACCGAAGTAGGTTACGTAGGCCGCGACGTGGAAAGCATGGTGCGCGATTTGGTAGAGCAATCGGTGAATATGGTGAAAACCCGCCGGAAAGAAGAAGTAAAGGTTCAGGCGGCCCAGGCCGTAGAAGACATTATTCTGGATGCGTTAATTCCGCCGGTTACCAGTGCGCCCGCCAAACCTTACGCCGGATTTTCTACTACCCACGATGATTCGCAAATGCCCGACAGCGACCAGGAACTGAACGAACGCACCCGCGAAAAATTCCGATTAAAAATCCGGAACGGCGAACTGGAGGATCGTAAAATTGAAATAAAGGTGCAGCAGAATAGTTCGGCCGGCGTGGGCGTGCTGGGGCCGGGCATCGACGAGGCTTCCATGATGAATATTCAGGAAATGATTAGCGGCATGATGCCCAAGAAAACCCGCAAACGTAAAGTTACCATTGCCGAAGCCCGTAAAATTTTGCTGGAAGAAGAAGCCGTGAAGCTGATTGACATGGACGAGGTGAAAGAAGAAGCCATCCGGAAAGCCGAAAATGCGGGCGTTATTTTTATCGACGAAATTGATAAAATTGCTTCGGCCAGCAATAAAGGTGGGGGCGGACCTGATGTAAGCCGGGAAGGCGTGCAGCGCGACTTGTTGCCCATCGTGGAAGGTAGCACCGTAAGCACCAAATACGGCGTTATTAAAACCGATCATATATTGTTTGTGGCTGCCGGCGCTTTTCACGTAGCCAAACCTTCGGATTTAATACCGGAATTACAAGGCCGTTTCCCGATTCGGGTAGAACTGAATAGCTTAACCAAAGAAGATTTTTACAGCATTTTAAAATTCCCGAAAAATGCTTTAACCAAGCAATACGAAGCCTTGCTGCAAGCCGAAGAAGTAGAGTTAACTTTCTCAGACGATGCTTTACATAAAATTGCCGAGATTGCTTTTGAGGTAAACGCCGAAGTAGAAAATATTGGCGCCCGTCGCTTACAAACTGTAGTAAGCCAGTTATTAAACGAAATTTTGTTTGATGTGCCGGATAAAATCGGGGCCAATGCCAAAGTAATGATTACCGCCGAAATGGTAGACGAGAAACTATCCGGCATGGTGAAAAACCGGGATCTGAGCCAATATATTTTGTAG
- a CDS encoding ABC transporter ATP-binding protein, protein MAKRGFGGRANNTDDSTSGKKPLTKENFQKGLRIFKYTLPYKVKFIIGLIFLALSSSTFMIFPALTGQLVDSATGAATGTGLAFLKNINLISLGLFGVIVLQGIFSFFRIYFFAQVSEFAVADIRRSLYAKFVVLPIPFFEQKRVGEITSRITSDVAQLQDTFSITLAELFRQLVTLIVGVIIIMVTSVKLSLFMLGTFPVLVLLAFVFGKRIKKLSKATQEEIGKTNVIVEETLQAINVVKAFTNELFEIGRYNRSLGNAVRNALKASYFRGAFVSFIIVGLFGGIILVLWFGASLVESGELTIGQLVQFIIYTTFIGASVGGLGDMYGRVQTSLGAADRVLEILDEPEEPTNKENTTGAALKVSGNIEYDQVAFSYPTRPDIAVLKDISFQIQSGEKVALVGPSGAGKSTIVALLMKFYNLKGGQICIDGQNINDINLTELRRNIGIVPQEVLLFGGTIRENIAYGKPNATEEEIIQAAIKANAYQFIQSFPEQLDTVVGERGIKLSGGQRQRIAIARAILKNPAILILDEATSSLDSESEKLVQQAMDELMKGRTSIIIAHRLSTIRKADKILVIENGQIAEQGTHEELSLNENGLYANLLRLQFELS, encoded by the coding sequence ATGGCTAAACGCGGATTCGGGGGAAGAGCCAACAATACCGATGACTCCACTTCCGGCAAAAAACCACTAACCAAAGAAAACTTTCAGAAAGGTCTTCGTATTTTTAAATACACCCTTCCTTATAAAGTTAAATTTATTATCGGGCTTATATTCTTAGCCTTATCCAGCTCTACGTTTATGATATTTCCGGCCCTTACGGGTCAGTTAGTCGATTCGGCTACTGGCGCTGCAACGGGTACCGGCCTAGCTTTTTTAAAAAATATCAATTTGATTTCCCTGGGTTTATTCGGGGTAATTGTGCTGCAAGGTATTTTTTCGTTTTTCCGGATTTACTTTTTCGCCCAGGTAAGTGAATTTGCCGTAGCCGATATCCGGCGCTCGTTATACGCGAAGTTTGTGGTGCTGCCCATTCCGTTTTTCGAGCAAAAAAGGGTAGGCGAAATTACCAGCCGCATTACTTCCGATGTTGCTCAGTTACAGGATACGTTTTCTATTACTTTAGCCGAGTTGTTCCGGCAATTGGTTACCTTAATTGTGGGGGTAATCATTATTATGGTTACTTCGGTAAAGTTGTCTTTGTTTATGCTGGGCACTTTTCCGGTATTGGTACTCCTGGCATTCGTTTTCGGAAAACGGATTAAAAAATTATCGAAAGCAACCCAGGAAGAAATAGGAAAAACCAACGTAATTGTAGAAGAAACGCTGCAGGCCATTAACGTGGTAAAAGCCTTTACGAACGAATTATTTGAAATTGGCCGCTATAACCGGTCGTTGGGCAATGCCGTTCGAAATGCTTTAAAAGCTTCTTACTTCCGGGGAGCATTTGTTTCTTTTATTATTGTGGGGCTTTTTGGTGGCATTATTCTGGTGTTGTGGTTTGGAGCTTCGCTTGTAGAAAGCGGGGAGTTAACCATTGGTCAATTAGTACAATTTATTATTTATACTACATTTATCGGAGCCTCGGTAGGTGGTTTAGGTGATATGTACGGTCGCGTGCAAACGTCGCTGGGCGCCGCTGACCGCGTTTTAGAAATTTTAGACGAACCGGAAGAGCCTACTAATAAAGAAAATACCACGGGTGCTGCTTTAAAAGTAAGCGGAAACATTGAATACGACCAGGTAGCCTTCTCTTATCCTACCCGGCCTGATATTGCGGTTTTAAAAGATATCTCGTTTCAAATTCAGTCCGGCGAAAAAGTAGCTCTGGTGGGACCCAGCGGGGCTGGTAAATCTACGATTGTGGCTTTGCTCATGAAGTTTTATAACTTAAAAGGCGGCCAGATTTGCATCGACGGGCAAAATATAAACGATATAAACTTAACCGAGCTGCGCCGCAATATTGGCATTGTGCCGCAGGAAGTTTTATTATTTGGCGGCACTATCCGCGAAAACATTGCTTACGGCAAGCCCAATGCTACCGAAGAAGAAATTATACAGGCCGCCATAAAAGCCAATGCTTACCAGTTTATTCAATCTTTCCCGGAACAACTGGACACGGTGGTGGGCGAACGCGGCATTAAATTATCGGGTGGGCAGCGGCAACGTATTGCCATTGCCCGGGCAATTTTAAAAAATCCGGCTATTCTTATCCTCGACGAAGCTACCAGCTCTTTAGATTCTGAATCGGAGAAACTGGTACAACAAGCCATGGACGAACTGATGAAAGGCCGTACCAGCATTATTATTGCGCACCGCTTATCTACCATCCGGAAAGCCGATAAAATATTGGTAATAGAAAACGGTCAGATAGCCGAGCAAGGCACCCACGAAGAATTATCGCTCAACGAAAACGGCTTGTACGCCAACTTACTCCGGCTACAATTTGAATTAAGCTAA
- a CDS encoding sodium:solute symporter: protein MSPITIISIIAAYFCILILISFLTSSKSDNTDSFFLANRKSPWFVVAFGMIGTSLSGVTFISIPGMVNKAEFSYMQFVFGYLLGYLVIATILMPLYYRLNLISIYAYLEQRFGYWSYKTGAFFFLLARTIGAALRLYVVAGVLQLAVFDALGVPFYVSVFITIGLIWVYTFRGGMKTIIWTDTFQTLAMLICVGTSIVLISDELNLSFQGLVKTVEESSFSKVFFWDVKDSRYFMKQFFSGAFITIVMTGLDQDMMQKNLSCKNLGEAQKNMFTFSIILVLVNILFLSLGALLYIFAEAKGITLPTKGDDVFPFLALNYFPAFAAIAFILGIVAITYASADSALTALTTSFCVDFLDFKNRPETQRQKLKFYVHIGFSLLLMLVIVIFKIINDESVVTAVFKIAGYTYGPLLGLYFFGLFIRRNLQDKLVPVVCFLAPILTYIININSKEWFWGYEFGFEILMLNGFITILGLLSISRPASAVLEPTTGEMVNN, encoded by the coding sequence ATGTCGCCGATTACCATTATTAGCATTATTGCGGCTTACTTCTGCATTTTAATCCTAATCTCGTTTCTTACCAGCAGCAAATCCGATAACACCGATTCCTTTTTTCTGGCCAACCGCAAGTCGCCGTGGTTTGTAGTGGCTTTCGGGATGATTGGTACTTCCCTTTCCGGGGTTACTTTTATCTCCATTCCGGGCATGGTAAATAAAGCCGAGTTTTCGTACATGCAATTCGTATTCGGGTATTTGTTGGGTTATCTGGTAATTGCCACCATTCTCATGCCGCTGTATTACCGGTTAAATTTAATTTCCATCTATGCCTACCTGGAGCAGCGCTTTGGCTATTGGTCGTATAAAACCGGCGCTTTTTTCTTTTTGCTGGCGCGTACCATTGGCGCCGCTTTACGCTTGTACGTGGTAGCCGGGGTATTACAATTAGCCGTTTTTGATGCGTTAGGTGTTCCTTTTTACGTTTCGGTATTTATTACTATTGGCCTTATTTGGGTATACACGTTCCGGGGAGGCATGAAAACCATTATCTGGACCGATACTTTTCAGACTTTGGCGATGCTGATCTGCGTGGGAACCAGCATTGTTTTAATCTCCGACGAGTTAAATTTATCGTTTCAGGGGCTGGTTAAAACCGTGGAAGAAAGTAGCTTTTCTAAAGTATTTTTTTGGGACGTAAAAGACAGCCGGTATTTTATGAAGCAGTTTTTCTCGGGCGCTTTTATTACCATTGTAATGACCGGTCTGGACCAGGACATGATGCAAAAAAACCTGAGTTGTAAAAACCTGGGCGAAGCGCAAAAAAACATGTTTACGTTCAGCATTATTTTGGTGCTGGTAAATATTTTGTTCTTATCCCTGGGAGCCCTGTTGTACATTTTTGCCGAAGCCAAAGGCATTACCTTACCCACTAAAGGCGACGATGTTTTTCCGTTTTTAGCGCTTAATTATTTTCCGGCTTTTGCCGCGATAGCTTTTATTCTGGGTATTGTAGCCATTACCTACGCCAGCGCCGACTCTGCTTTAACTGCCCTTACCACCTCATTCTGCGTCGATTTTCTGGATTTTAAAAATCGTCCCGAAACCCAGCGCCAGAAGCTTAAATTTTACGTGCACATTGGCTTTTCGCTGCTGCTGATGCTGGTAATTGTAATTTTTAAAATTATTAACGACGAGAGCGTGGTAACCGCTGTTTTTAAAATTGCGGGTTATACCTACGGGCCGTTACTGGGCTTGTACTTCTTCGGCTTATTTATTCGCCGGAACTTACAGGATAAATTGGTACCGGTAGTTTGCTTTTTAGCGCCCATTCTTACGTATATAATCAATATCAATTCCAAAGAATGGTTCTGGGGCTACGAGTTTGGGTTCGAGATTTTAATGCTAAATGGTTTTATCACCATCCTGGGTCTGCTCAGCATTTCGCGACCGGCATCGGCCGTTTTGGAACCAACCACCGGTGAGATGGTAAATAATTGA
- a CDS encoding MBL fold metallo-hydrolase, with product MTTIRYRRNDHLKTVKPNYPGNKIIDGQFANGDELYTPSFKTVLKWQLSPNPQKAEKEKDKYVPPVIPDAQVFTANNDLLVWLGHASFLLQLNGVSFLLDPVLLDSPFLRRRHPLPCSINDIRHIDYLALSHGHRDHLDEKSIKALVKNNPQVKALIPLAMGELLHHMAPGITYQEAGWYQQYSLPENLGVAVYYLPAAHWHRRGLTDMNKILWGSFLFQTATQLIYFGGDSAYEKHFAEIKELFGPPDVAILPIGAYKPPYLMQLSHMNPPEAVQACNDLGAKTLIPMHYGTFDLSDEPAGESIRWMQELAAAGKLQGKLKIPAVGERVLL from the coding sequence TTGACAACCATCCGTTACCGGCGCAACGATCACTTAAAAACCGTTAAACCTAATTACCCGGGCAACAAAATAATAGATGGCCAATTTGCCAACGGCGACGAGTTATATACCCCATCGTTTAAAACAGTATTGAAATGGCAACTTTCCCCTAATCCGCAAAAAGCCGAGAAAGAAAAAGACAAATACGTACCGCCCGTTATTCCGGACGCGCAGGTGTTTACGGCTAACAATGATCTACTGGTTTGGTTGGGGCACGCCTCGTTTTTACTGCAACTAAATGGGGTTTCGTTTTTGTTAGATCCGGTTTTACTCGATTCTCCGTTTCTGCGCCGGCGGCACCCTTTGCCTTGTTCCATTAACGACATCCGCCACATTGATTACCTGGCCCTGTCGCATGGGCATCGCGACCACCTGGACGAAAAATCCATTAAAGCCCTCGTGAAAAACAATCCGCAGGTAAAAGCACTTATTCCGTTGGCTATGGGCGAGTTATTGCACCACATGGCGCCCGGTATAACGTACCAGGAAGCCGGCTGGTACCAGCAATACAGCTTGCCGGAAAATTTAGGCGTAGCAGTATATTATTTACCCGCTGCCCATTGGCACCGTCGGGGCTTAACTGACATGAACAAAATCTTGTGGGGCAGCTTTCTTTTTCAAACGGCTACCCAGCTTATCTATTTTGGCGGCGATAGCGCCTACGAAAAGCACTTTGCCGAAATTAAAGAATTATTTGGTCCACCCGATGTAGCTATTTTACCCATTGGTGCCTACAAACCGCCCTACCTGATGCAACTCAGTCATATGAATCCGCCGGAAGCGGTGCAAGCCTGCAACGACCTGGGAGCTAAAACTCTTATCCCAATGCACTACGGTACCTTCGACTTATCCGACGAACCCGCTGGCGAATCCATCCGCTGGATGCAGGAACTAGCCGCCGCTGGCAAACTACAAGGCAAACTAAAAATTCCGGCCGTAGGCGAGCGGGTACTTTTGTGA
- a CDS encoding M61 family metallopeptidase, with the protein MLSVSAWAQAEVHYSLAFPNAVHHEAEVTVEFREIKTPTLEVRMSRSSPGRYALHEFAKNVYNVKAVNGQGKPVTINRPNPHQWNLSNHDGTVKITYTLFGFRADGTYNGIDEQHAHLNMPATLMYAIGFENSPATVKFTIASGKNWTVATQLKPVNETTFWAPTMQYLMDSPVELSNFTWQQWQINDKGKTKTIRIALHHTGIEADANRYTEATKQVVAQARAVYGELPEYDYGTYTFIACYMPQSVGDGMEHRNSTVVTSTHPLATHFADHLGTVSHEFFHSWNVERIRPKSLEPFNFAEANMSDALWFAEGFTSYYGDLLVHRSKNSTFDEAITSFGNELNFVLNAPGKNYFSPVEMSMQAPFVDAAQSIDPINRLNTYISYYTYGSVIALALDLELRQKFKNLTLDNYMQALWQTYGKPEKPYTLTDLQNSLATVTRDEAFARNFFQNHIFGKTLTDYKNLLKAAGLELRKSLPGKASLGLVPIAFPDEKATLTNFTFVGSPLYQAGLDKQDVILRLNNQPITSKAGLDAVLTKHQPNDKVTIAFMQQGQVKQSSVTLTENPSWEIVPTENAGGKLTKTQKAFRQNWLGSK; encoded by the coding sequence TTGCTTTCTGTAAGTGCCTGGGCACAGGCTGAGGTTCATTATTCGCTGGCTTTCCCCAACGCGGTTCATCACGAAGCTGAAGTAACGGTGGAGTTCCGGGAGATAAAAACCCCCACCCTGGAGGTACGCATGAGCCGCTCTTCGCCGGGCCGGTACGCCCTGCACGAATTTGCCAAAAATGTATACAACGTAAAAGCCGTAAATGGCCAGGGCAAACCCGTAACAATTAATCGCCCGAACCCGCACCAATGGAACCTGAGCAACCACGATGGTACGGTAAAAATAACGTATACGCTTTTTGGTTTTCGGGCCGATGGCACGTATAACGGCATCGACGAACAACATGCCCACTTAAACATGCCCGCTACTTTAATGTACGCAATAGGTTTTGAGAATAGCCCAGCCACGGTAAAGTTTACGATAGCGTCGGGTAAAAACTGGACGGTGGCTACGCAGTTAAAACCCGTAAACGAAACTACTTTTTGGGCGCCCACAATGCAATACTTAATGGATAGCCCAGTGGAACTGAGCAATTTTACGTGGCAACAATGGCAAATAAACGATAAAGGCAAAACAAAAACCATCCGGATTGCCCTGCACCACACCGGCATCGAGGCCGATGCCAACCGCTACACGGAAGCCACCAAACAAGTAGTAGCTCAAGCACGCGCTGTTTACGGCGAATTACCCGAATACGATTACGGCACATATACTTTTATCGCCTGCTACATGCCCCAGTCGGTGGGCGACGGCATGGAACACCGCAACTCTACCGTAGTAACCAGTACGCATCCTCTGGCCACACATTTTGCCGATCATTTAGGTACTGTGTCGCATGAGTTTTTTCATTCCTGGAACGTGGAACGGATTCGGCCCAAAAGCCTGGAACCGTTTAACTTTGCCGAAGCCAATATGAGCGACGCCTTGTGGTTTGCCGAAGGTTTTACCAGTTACTACGGCGACTTGCTCGTACACCGCAGCAAAAACAGCACCTTCGACGAGGCTATAACCAGCTTTGGGAACGAACTTAACTTTGTATTGAATGCCCCGGGTAAAAACTACTTTTCGCCGGTAGAAATGAGCATGCAAGCACCGTTTGTGGATGCCGCCCAATCCATAGACCCGATAAACCGCCTGAACACCTACATTTCGTATTATACCTACGGCAGCGTAATTGCCCTGGCGCTGGATTTGGAGCTGCGGCAAAAATTTAAAAATTTAACCCTAGATAACTACATGCAGGCCTTGTGGCAAACCTACGGCAAACCCGAAAAGCCTTATACCTTAACCGATTTGCAAAACTCCCTGGCTACCGTTACCCGCGACGAAGCATTTGCCCGTAATTTCTTTCAAAATCATATTTTCGGTAAAACCTTAACCGATTATAAAAATTTACTAAAGGCGGCTGGCTTGGAATTACGTAAAAGTTTGCCTGGCAAAGCTAGTCTGGGCCTGGTGCCGATTGCCTTCCCGGATGAGAAAGCAACCTTAACTAATTTTACTTTTGTGGGCAGTCCTTTGTACCAGGCCGGGCTCGATAAACAAGATGTTATTCTGCGTTTAAATAACCAACCCATTACCTCCAAAGCCGGCTTAGATGCCGTATTAACCAAGCACCAGCCTAACGATAAAGTTACTATCGCGTTTATGCAACAAGGCCAGGTTAAACAGAGTAGTGTAACTTTAACTGAAAACCCTAGCTGGGAGATTGTACCTACCGAAAATGCGGGTGGTAAACTTACCAAAACGCAGAAAGCCTTTCGGCAAAACTGGCTCGGCAGTAAATAA